A window of the Cucurbita pepo subsp. pepo cultivar mu-cu-16 unplaced genomic scaffold, ASM280686v2 Cp4.1_scaffold002166, whole genome shotgun sequence genome harbors these coding sequences:
- the LOC111786625 gene encoding probable carboxylesterase 18 isoform X2, translating to MSDALSALRLPWKVKMMLTAIAVGTDICCRSDVSVNRFLANLMDFKSPPLKKPKNGVKSFDVTVDASRNLWFRLYAPTSESTSESLPLIVYFHGGGFVYMAPDSKLLDDFCQSLAREIHAVVISVNYRLAPEHRCPCQYEDGFDVLKFIDGDGSSFEGLPANVDLKRCFVAGDSAGGNIAHHMILKSGDHEFRELEIIGLIAIQPFFGGEERTESDIRLIKAPLSTIDRTDWYWKAFLPEGFDRDHPSVNIFGPKSVDISKVRFPAIKVLVGGLDPLIDWQKRYYEGLKKSAFTVFQSYQNGPSSSRTSRIS from the exons ATGTCCGACGCTCTTTCAGCCCTCCGCCTCCCATGGAAGGTGAAGATGATGTTGACTGCCATTGCCGTCGGCACCGACATCTGCTGTCGTTCAGATGTCTCGGTTAATCGATTTCTCGCTAACCTCATGGATTTCAAGTCTCCTCCACTGAAGAAACCGAAGAATGGCGTCAAAAGCTTCGATGTCACTGTCGATGCTTCTCGAAACCTCTGGTTCCGTCTCTACGCTCCGACCTCTGAATCAACGTCCGAATCGCTACCGTTGATTGTCTATTTCCACGGCGGCGGATTCGTGTATATGGCTCCTGATTCCAAACTTCTCGACGATTTCTGCCAGTCGCTTGCTCGAGAAATCCATGCCGTAGTCATCTCTGTGAACTACCGCCTCGCTCCGGAGCATCGCTGTCCTTGCCAGTACGAAGATGGCTTCGATGTTCTGAAATTCATCGACGGTGACGGTTCTTCGTTTGAGGGATTACCGGCGAACGTAGATCTGAAACGGTGCTTCGTTGCAGGCGACAGCGCTGGTGGAAACATCGCTCATCACATGATTTTGAAATCTGGAGATCACGAATTTCGCGAGTTGGAGATCATCGGCCTCATCGCGATCCAACCGTTCTTCGGCGGAGAAGAGCGAACGGAATCGGATATCAGACTGATAAAAGCTCCATTGTCGACGATTGACCGCACGGACTGGTACTGGAAGGCTTTTTTACCGGAAGGATTTGACAGAGACCACCCGTCGGTGAACATTTTCGGTCCAAAATCAGTGGATATATCGAAGGTGAGGTTTCCAGCGATTAAAGTGTTGGTTGGAGGATTAGATCCATTAATCGATTGGCAAAAGAGATACTACGAAGGATTGAAGAAATCAG CTTTT
- the LOC111786625 gene encoding probable carboxylesterase 18 isoform X1 — translation MSDALSALRLPWKVKMMLTAIAVGTDICCRSDVSVNRFLANLMDFKSPPLKKPKNGVKSFDVTVDASRNLWFRLYAPTSESTSESLPLIVYFHGGGFVYMAPDSKLLDDFCQSLAREIHAVVISVNYRLAPEHRCPCQYEDGFDVLKFIDGDGSSFEGLPANVDLKRCFVAGDSAGGNIAHHMILKSGDHEFRELEIIGLIAIQPFFGGEERTESDIRLIKAPLSTIDRTDWYWKAFLPEGFDRDHPSVNIFGPKSVDISKVRFPAIKVLVGGLDPLIDWQKRYYEGLKKSGKEAYLTEYPNAFHSFYGFPELPEWSEFIKDVADFIAAQCSKKSS, via the coding sequence ATGTCCGACGCTCTTTCAGCCCTCCGCCTCCCATGGAAGGTGAAGATGATGTTGACTGCCATTGCCGTCGGCACCGACATCTGCTGTCGTTCAGATGTCTCGGTTAATCGATTTCTCGCTAACCTCATGGATTTCAAGTCTCCTCCACTGAAGAAACCGAAGAATGGCGTCAAAAGCTTCGATGTCACTGTCGATGCTTCTCGAAACCTCTGGTTCCGTCTCTACGCTCCGACCTCTGAATCAACGTCCGAATCGCTACCGTTGATTGTCTATTTCCACGGCGGCGGATTCGTGTATATGGCTCCTGATTCCAAACTTCTCGACGATTTCTGCCAGTCGCTTGCTCGAGAAATCCATGCCGTAGTCATCTCTGTGAACTACCGCCTCGCTCCGGAGCATCGCTGTCCTTGCCAGTACGAAGATGGCTTCGATGTTCTGAAATTCATCGACGGTGACGGTTCTTCGTTTGAGGGATTACCGGCGAACGTAGATCTGAAACGGTGCTTCGTTGCAGGCGACAGCGCTGGTGGAAACATCGCTCATCACATGATTTTGAAATCTGGAGATCACGAATTTCGCGAGTTGGAGATCATCGGCCTCATCGCGATCCAACCGTTCTTCGGCGGAGAAGAGCGAACGGAATCGGATATCAGACTGATAAAAGCTCCATTGTCGACGATTGACCGCACGGACTGGTACTGGAAGGCTTTTTTACCGGAAGGATTTGACAGAGACCACCCGTCGGTGAACATTTTCGGTCCAAAATCAGTGGATATATCGAAGGTGAGGTTTCCAGCGATTAAAGTGTTGGTTGGAGGATTAGATCCATTAATCGATTGGCAAAAGAGATACTACGAAGGATTGAAGAAATCAGGTAAGGAAGCTTACTTAACTGAATATCCAAATGCGTTTCACAGCTTTT